TTATCGCTCATCCCTCATCTCCCCGATACAAGCACCCCTCCGATCACGACGAGGATCGCCCCGAGGACGGTTTTGAAACTTAGAGGTTCCCTTAGGATGATGACGCCCAGGATCAAGCTGATCAGGACGTTGGTGTTATAGAGGGGGGCGAGTCTTGAGACGTCCGCGCCGTGTTCTATCGCCTTGGCGGCGAACAACATGCCCGATCCCCATATCGCTCCGGCGGATATGTATATCAGTCGGGACGATATGGTGGCCGGCGAGGCGCCTCGGCCGAAAAGCCATGAGAGTGCGGCGGCGATGATCGCCCCCGGGAGCATCCACACGAGCCTCATCTCACCCGATGCCTCATCCCCGCCGAGCTTTAAGAGGATTATATAGCTGCCCCAGCAGATCGCCGCCATGATCCCGTCCACAGCCCATCTCCCCATAACAACCCCCGATCAAAGCCGATGCGATATCTCTCTTATGGCCGGATAGATCCTCCTGTATATCTCGAACCTCTCGCGATATCTTTCACTGAACTCAGCTCGCGGCATATAGGTTCTACGTGGCCTGACGATGTGCTCGATCGCCTCCTGAATGGAGGAGTACTCCCCTATGGCCACGCCCGCCAAAATCGCCGCCCCGAGACAGACGCCTTCTGAGATATCCATGGCCATAACCGGTTTTTCGTATATATCGGCCTTCATCTGGAGCCATCTCTCCGATCTCGCCCCTCCTCCTATGGCGCGGAATTCGTCTATCCTGACGCCCGCCTCATGCAGGAGCTCC
The DNA window shown above is from Candidatus Poribacteria bacterium and carries:
- a CDS encoding DMT family transporter → MGRWAVDGIMAAICWGSYIILLKLGGDEASGEMRLVWMLPGAIIAAALSWLFGRGASPATISSRLIYISAGAIWGSGMLFAAKAIEHGADVSRLAPLYNTNVLISLILGVIILREPLSFKTVLGAILVVIGGVLVSGR